In one window of Frigoriglobus tundricola DNA:
- a CDS encoding sigma-70 family RNA polymerase sigma factor: MCRRALPAADTEDACQAVFVVLARKAAGRWQPSVANWLYSTARKVCRDARRAAGRRAKREGRAAIPEAVSPADQMTAGELFAALDDELDRLPPIYREPLVLCYLDGLTREDAAVRLGVPSGTVKSRLERGRKSLAGALAKRGLALGLGLLTLAATSPAGASPPQLVESILAAVGGKPSASVAALAQGGVMNRLHTTVKLAAVVLALAGLGFGVLTGPLTARPRKPAEKVTQPQAEVKAEPPKPDAQERTIRGKVVDPNGKPAAGAEVFLFRDEHDRPERLGVTGADGTFAFRTSRDGLGASVGARAEGAGVGFVRLDRPSSIEAVELRLVADEAIRGRVIDTEGKPVAGARVTPLFILWSPGQSADWFLNPWKTRDPRHPFPAPREQLRLPPRGSFLATTTDADGRFVVTGTGAERVVALRVSGTGIAATDLYVITRPQFDPAPYNEAAAKNIRPDERDRVFVPPLHGPSVSLVVEPEKVIRGTVTAAGSDGKPARPRGGATVTLTGPLVGLIRQSARTDAEGRYEIRGARKATGYVLEVAGDPDAGLLPSRLALVDPPGQTPLTANVTLVPGVVITGRVVDKGTGRPVAGWVATAPMVDNQLATNRPEYAAATWDATRSYTKPDGTFRVVAVPGPVLLMGGVDGRKERNLPAGIRYKPAVADPKYARYFNARDGFTEFYNPGSSRSPLQGNYCKVFELKEGAAAVKNDVVLEPADAPRLIAVRDPNGNPVKGVLVSGVGPVSSGAVFVESDTCAAYHLERRVDRLMVFYEPTKKLYGSLTLNGDGKEPVTVTVAPAGSVTGRLVGADGKPIAGAVVRFRLDDRGADEIVGAATGETPAVTGADGSFRLDTLPAGLKFTLLVRLGKREDELGPYPTDPAAGLKPDARLDLGAITPKKNFDGE; encoded by the coding sequence GTGTGCCGGCGGGCGCTGCCCGCGGCCGACACCGAGGACGCCTGTCAGGCGGTGTTCGTGGTTCTGGCGCGGAAGGCCGCCGGTCGGTGGCAGCCGTCGGTGGCCAACTGGTTGTACAGCACCGCCCGTAAGGTGTGCCGGGACGCCCGCCGGGCCGCCGGGCGGCGCGCGAAGCGAGAGGGCCGGGCAGCGATACCGGAAGCAGTGTCGCCGGCCGACCAGATGACCGCCGGCGAACTGTTCGCCGCACTCGACGACGAACTGGACCGGTTGCCGCCCATCTACCGCGAACCGCTCGTGCTGTGCTACCTGGACGGGCTGACCCGCGAGGACGCGGCCGTTCGCCTCGGCGTGCCGTCCGGAACGGTCAAGAGCCGCCTGGAACGCGGGCGGAAGTCGCTCGCCGGTGCGCTGGCGAAGCGGGGGCTGGCCCTCGGCTTGGGCCTCCTGACGCTCGCGGCCACCTCCCCGGCGGGGGCGTCCCCGCCGCAATTGGTCGAGTCCATCCTGGCCGCTGTGGGCGGAAAGCCGTCTGCCTCTGTGGCCGCACTCGCACAGGGGGGCGTCATGAACAGGTTGCACACAACGGTCAAACTGGCGGCGGTGGTGCTGGCCCTTGCCGGGCTCGGGTTCGGGGTGCTGACGGGGCCGCTCACCGCGCGGCCGCGGAAACCGGCCGAGAAGGTGACTCAGCCGCAGGCGGAGGTGAAAGCCGAGCCGCCGAAGCCGGACGCTCAGGAACGAACGATCAGGGGGAAGGTCGTGGACCCAAACGGCAAGCCGGCCGCCGGCGCCGAGGTCTTCCTCTTCCGGGACGAGCACGACCGACCCGAGCGCCTCGGGGTGACGGGTGCCGATGGAACCTTTGCCTTCCGCACCTCGCGGGACGGGCTCGGCGCGAGTGTGGGCGCGCGGGCCGAAGGAGCGGGCGTCGGTTTCGTTCGCCTCGACCGCCCAAGCTCGATCGAGGCGGTTGAACTCCGGCTCGTCGCCGATGAGGCGATCCGCGGCCGGGTCATTGACACGGAGGGTAAGCCGGTCGCCGGGGCGCGGGTCACGCCCTTGTTCATCCTCTGGTCCCCGGGTCAATCGGCCGACTGGTTCCTCAACCCGTGGAAGACGCGCGACCCGCGCCACCCGTTCCCCGCGCCGAGGGAACAATTGCGGCTGCCGCCCCGCGGGTCGTTCCTGGCGACCACGACCGATGCCGACGGCCGGTTCGTCGTGACCGGCACCGGGGCGGAGCGGGTGGTCGCGCTGCGGGTCTCCGGGACGGGAATCGCGGCCACCGATCTGTACGTGATTACCCGCCCCCAGTTCGACCCGGCACCGTACAACGAGGCCGCGGCCAAGAACATTCGCCCCGACGAGCGCGACCGCGTATTCGTCCCGCCGCTCCACGGCCCGTCCGTTTCGTTGGTCGTCGAGCCCGAGAAAGTGATCCGGGGAACGGTCACCGCCGCCGGGTCCGATGGCAAGCCCGCTCGGCCGCGAGGTGGGGCGACCGTGACGCTGACGGGACCGCTCGTCGGACTGATCCGGCAGAGCGCGAGGACCGACGCCGAGGGTCGCTATGAGATCCGCGGCGCTCGCAAGGCAACCGGATACGTTCTTGAGGTCGCAGGCGATCCGGACGCCGGTCTTTTACCCAGTCGGCTGGCCCTGGTGGACCCGCCTGGGCAGACCCCACTGACCGCGAACGTCACGCTCGTGCCGGGCGTTGTCATCACCGGTCGGGTGGTGGACAAAGGGACCGGGCGGCCCGTGGCGGGGTGGGTGGCGACCGCACCAATGGTCGATAACCAGTTAGCCACGAACCGACCGGAGTACGCTGCGGCCACCTGGGACGCGACCCGGAGCTACACGAAACCCGACGGGACGTTTCGGGTCGTCGCTGTTCCCGGTCCGGTCCTGCTAATGGGCGGTGTGGACGGGCGCAAGGAACGAAACCTACCCGCCGGTATCCGGTACAAGCCCGCGGTCGCCGACCCGAAATACGCACGGTACTTTAACGCCCGGGACGGCTTCACCGAGTTCTACAACCCGGGCTCGTCCAGGAGCCCGCTCCAGGGGAATTACTGCAAGGTGTTCGAGTTGAAGGAGGGCGCCGCCGCGGTCAAGAACGACGTGGTCCTGGAACCGGCCGACGCGCCGCGGTTAATCGCGGTGCGAGACCCGAACGGGAACCCGGTCAAGGGGGTGTTGGTCTCCGGCGTCGGTCCGGTCAGTTCCGGTGCGGTGTTCGTCGAATCGGACACCTGCGCGGCCTACCACCTGGAGCGCCGCGTCGATCGCCTGATGGTCTTCTACGAGCCGACGAAGAAACTCTACGGGTCGCTCACCCTGAATGGGGACGGGAAGGAGCCGGTGACCGTGACCGTCGCACCGGCCGGGTCGGTGACGGGCCGGCTCGTCGGTGCCGACGGCAAGCCGATCGCGGGTGCGGTGGTGCGGTTCCGGCTGGACGACCGGGGTGCGGACGAGATCGTCGGGGCCGCGACGGGCGAGACGCCCGCAGTCACCGGCGCGGACGGGTCGTTCCGTCTCGACACCCTGCCGGCCGGGCTAAAGTTCACCCTGCTCGTTCGCCTCGGGAAGCGGGAGGACGAACTCGGCCCGTATCCGACCGATCCTGCCGCGGGCCTGAAGCCCGACGCGCGGCTCGACCTCGGGGCCATCACCCCCAAGAAGAACTTCGATGGGGAGTAG
- a CDS encoding RidA family protein: MQKQYINPPALNPTNGFSHVVTATGGKTIYVSGQVSVNERAEVVGKGDLRAQVEHTFENLKTALAAAGATFRDVVKVTYYVVDLKPEHVGHIREVRRKYLDPQNPPASTLVGVAALVVPDWLIEIEVVAVVAE; the protein is encoded by the coding sequence ATGCAGAAGCAGTACATCAACCCGCCCGCCCTGAACCCGACGAACGGGTTCTCGCACGTCGTCACGGCGACGGGCGGAAAAACGATCTACGTATCGGGTCAGGTGAGCGTGAACGAGCGGGCCGAGGTGGTCGGCAAGGGCGACCTGCGCGCCCAGGTGGAACACACGTTCGAGAACCTCAAGACCGCGCTCGCGGCGGCCGGCGCCACCTTCCGCGACGTGGTGAAGGTCACCTATTACGTGGTGGATCTGAAGCCGGAACACGTCGGGCACATCCGCGAGGTGCGGCGCAAGTACCTCGACCCGCAGAACCCGCCGGCCAGCACGCTCGTCGGGGTCGCCGCCCTGGTGGTGCCCGACTGGCTGATCGAGATCGAAGTGGTGGCGGTCGTCGCGGAATGA
- a CDS encoding S41 family peptidase, producing MLRFALLALAALAACACPISAAPDEARLLRFPAIHGDQIAFTYAGDLYTVTATGGTARRLTSHPGFEMFPRFSPDGKSIAFTAQYDGNTEVFVVPAAGGEPRRLTYTATLGRDEVSDRMGPNNIVMGWTPDGKGVLFRSRMRSFNDFIGQLYTVSVEGGLPEELPLPRGGFASYSPDGKRLVYNRVFREFRTWKRYRGGMADDVWLYDFATKKTEQLTDDPGQDIFPMFAGGKIYFLSDRGKEMRFNLYSVDPATKKVERHTDFTEFDIKFPSASETAIVFENGGYIHKFDAKTGRTEKVAVTILEDRLGARGGLTDVSKSVAEFEISPDGKRALFGARGDVFTVPAGEGVTRNLTRSPGAHERSPKWSPDGKSVAFVSDATGEDEIHVGPADGSAPAKPVTSGADTYKYEIAWSPDSKKVLWADKKLRLQFVEVESKKVTLVNQAKAWEIREYAWAPDSKWIAFARQEADTLGKVHLYSLETGQTADVTDGWYASGSPAFSADGKYLFFVSARDFNPIYSQTEWNHAYRDMSRIYFVTLAKATPNPLRPKLDDEPAEKKDDKKDDKKDGPADVKVDLDGLAGRVVVLPGAASNYRDLASAGNALYYFRGGPQFFVFDLGTKKETALGTVNGYEISADGKKMIVSKEGKYGIIDLPKGPVTIGEALNLSGLEVALDKRAEWKQMFGECWRQMRDFFYDPGLHGVDWGAVRKKYEPLVEHVAHRADLSYVIGEMISELNAGHAYIGGGELPEVRKVQQGLLGAEYTRDAATGFFRITRILPGENWNPKRRSPLTEVGVNVSTGDWIVAVNGRPASEVKNIKELLVHEAGKPVVLSVSAKPAAEGARRVVVTPTADEADLYYYAWVRGNIKKVSDATDGRVGYIHVPDMQQAGLNEFAKHYYPQLKKQALVIDVRGNGGGNVSPMLIERLRREAAMVGIARNAEPTIDPAGTFVGPMACLLNEFSASDGDIFSYRFRHHKLGPLIGKRSWGGVVGIRGSLPLLDGGSLSKPEFSRYDLGGKEWIMENVGVAPDIVVDNDPAKEFAGDDQQLNKAVEVLLGELKKNTPKVAAPPPYPKR from the coding sequence ATGCTCCGATTCGCGCTGCTCGCGCTCGCCGCACTCGCGGCGTGTGCGTGTCCGATATCCGCCGCGCCCGACGAAGCGCGGTTGCTCCGGTTCCCCGCGATCCACGGCGACCAGATCGCCTTCACCTACGCGGGCGACCTGTACACCGTGACCGCCACTGGCGGCACCGCGCGGCGCCTCACGTCGCACCCCGGCTTCGAGATGTTCCCGCGGTTCTCGCCGGACGGCAAGAGCATCGCGTTCACCGCCCAGTACGACGGCAACACCGAGGTCTTCGTCGTCCCGGCCGCCGGCGGGGAGCCCAGGCGGCTCACCTACACGGCCACCCTCGGCCGCGACGAGGTCTCCGACCGCATGGGGCCGAACAACATCGTGATGGGCTGGACGCCGGACGGCAAGGGCGTCCTGTTCCGCTCGCGGATGCGGTCGTTCAACGACTTCATCGGGCAGCTTTACACGGTATCGGTCGAGGGCGGGCTGCCCGAAGAGTTGCCGCTCCCGCGCGGCGGGTTCGCCAGCTACTCCCCCGACGGCAAGCGGCTCGTGTACAACCGCGTGTTCCGCGAGTTCCGCACCTGGAAGCGGTACCGCGGCGGCATGGCCGACGACGTGTGGCTGTACGACTTCGCCACGAAGAAGACCGAACAACTGACCGACGACCCGGGGCAGGACATCTTCCCGATGTTCGCGGGCGGGAAGATCTACTTCCTCTCGGACCGCGGTAAGGAGATGCGGTTCAACCTGTACTCGGTCGATCCGGCCACGAAGAAGGTCGAACGGCACACCGACTTCACCGAGTTCGACATCAAGTTCCCGTCGGCGAGCGAGACCGCGATCGTCTTCGAAAACGGCGGCTACATCCACAAGTTCGACGCGAAGACCGGCAGGACCGAGAAGGTGGCCGTCACGATCCTCGAGGACCGACTCGGCGCGCGGGGCGGCCTGACGGACGTCAGCAAGAGCGTCGCGGAGTTCGAGATTTCCCCCGACGGCAAGCGGGCGCTGTTCGGCGCCCGCGGCGACGTCTTCACCGTGCCGGCCGGCGAGGGCGTCACGCGCAACCTGACGCGCTCGCCCGGCGCGCACGAGCGCAGCCCGAAGTGGTCCCCCGACGGCAAGAGCGTGGCGTTCGTTTCCGACGCGACCGGCGAAGACGAGATCCACGTCGGCCCGGCCGACGGCAGCGCACCGGCCAAGCCCGTGACCAGCGGCGCGGACACCTACAAGTACGAGATCGCGTGGTCGCCCGACTCGAAGAAGGTCCTGTGGGCCGACAAGAAGCTGCGGCTCCAGTTCGTGGAGGTCGAATCGAAGAAGGTCACGCTGGTGAACCAGGCGAAGGCGTGGGAGATCCGCGAGTACGCCTGGGCGCCGGACTCGAAGTGGATCGCGTTCGCCCGCCAGGAAGCGGACACGCTCGGCAAGGTCCACCTGTACTCGCTCGAAACGGGACAGACCGCGGACGTGACCGACGGCTGGTACGCCTCCGGATCACCGGCGTTCAGTGCCGACGGCAAGTACCTGTTCTTCGTGTCGGCGCGCGACTTCAACCCGATCTACAGCCAGACGGAGTGGAACCACGCCTACCGCGACATGTCGCGCATCTACTTCGTGACGCTCGCGAAGGCGACGCCGAACCCGCTGCGGCCGAAGCTCGACGACGAGCCCGCGGAGAAGAAAGACGACAAGAAGGACGACAAGAAGGACGGACCGGCCGACGTAAAAGTGGATCTGGACGGGCTCGCGGGCCGCGTGGTCGTGCTGCCGGGAGCGGCGTCGAACTACCGCGACCTCGCATCGGCCGGGAACGCCCTGTACTACTTCCGGGGCGGGCCGCAGTTCTTCGTGTTCGACCTGGGCACGAAGAAGGAAACCGCGCTGGGCACCGTGAACGGGTACGAGATCTCCGCCGACGGCAAGAAGATGATCGTCTCCAAGGAGGGCAAGTACGGCATCATCGATCTGCCGAAGGGGCCGGTCACGATCGGCGAGGCGCTCAACCTCTCCGGGTTGGAGGTGGCCCTCGACAAGCGCGCCGAGTGGAAACAGATGTTCGGCGAGTGCTGGCGGCAGATGCGCGACTTCTTCTACGACCCCGGTCTGCACGGGGTGGACTGGGGCGCGGTGCGCAAGAAGTACGAGCCGCTGGTCGAACACGTCGCCCACCGCGCCGACCTTTCGTACGTGATCGGCGAGATGATTAGCGAGTTGAACGCCGGGCACGCCTACATCGGCGGCGGCGAGCTGCCGGAAGTGCGGAAGGTGCAACAGGGGCTGCTCGGCGCCGAGTACACGCGCGACGCGGCCACCGGGTTCTTCCGGATCACGCGGATTCTGCCGGGCGAGAACTGGAACCCGAAGCGCCGGTCGCCGCTCACCGAAGTGGGCGTGAACGTGAGTACCGGTGACTGGATCGTGGCCGTCAACGGGCGGCCGGCGAGCGAGGTGAAGAACATCAAAGAGCTACTCGTCCACGAGGCGGGCAAGCCGGTGGTCCTCTCGGTGAGCGCGAAGCCGGCCGCCGAGGGCGCGCGGCGGGTCGTGGTCACGCCGACGGCCGACGAGGCCGACCTGTACTACTACGCGTGGGTGCGGGGGAACATCAAGAAGGTGTCCGACGCGACGGACGGCAGGGTCGGCTACATCCACGTGCCGGACATGCAGCAGGCCGGGCTGAACGAGTTCGCCAAGCACTACTACCCGCAGTTGAAGAAGCAGGCCCTCGTCATTGACGTGCGCGGCAACGGCGGCGGGAACGTGTCGCCCATGCTGATCGAGCGCCTGCGGCGCGAGGCGGCGATGGTCGGCATCGCCCGCAACGCGGAACCGACGATCGACCCGGCGGGCACGTTCGTCGGCCCGATGGCGTGCCTGCTGAACGAGTTCTCGGCGTCCGACGGCGACATCTTCTCGTACCGCTTCCGGCACCACAAGCTCGGGCCGCTCATCGGCAAGCGGAGCTGGGGCGGCGTGGTCGGCATCCGCGGCTCGCTCCCGCTGCTGGACGGCGGATCGCTCAGCAAGCCGGAGTTCTCGCGCTACGACCTGGGCGGGAAAGAGTGGATCATGGAGAACGTCGGCGTGGCGCCGGACATCGTGGTGGACAACGACCCGGCCAAGGAGTTCGCCGGCGACGACCAGCAGTTGAACAAGGCGGTGGAGGTGCTGCTGGGCGAACTGAAGAAGAACACGCCGAAGGTGGCCGCGCCGCCGCCCTACCCGAAGCGGTGA